The nucleotide sequence CAAGAGAGGACTGGATATTGATTATTTAGACATTTATTTGCATTAACCGACAAAGTTCGACTACAACGCAGAAAATTAAGAATATTTACAATTAATAATCTCTGGTCATCAAAGCAGATTTAGCATTTAATAGTACTGTTTTCCGAGTGCAGACACTACGACAGCCAGGAACTTCTGCAGAACTGCCTGCACTTCAGCTGTGAAGCTCGCACCCAGGACAGAGGCAACTACAATGGTAATGCAGTCAGCCAGCAGCTATAGGAGGAAACAGAGGATGAAGAATGAACACAGGTTAAGTTATAGACCGGATGATTCATGTAGGCAAAGTGCTAAACTGGCAATGAATTAACTAAGAGAAGTAAGGCCTAATgacttataaataaatcaaatcagacGCACCTTGAAGTTATCGGGATCCACGTGCAGATGTTCAGAGTGCAGCACACTCAACTCGGCGTAAGTGGCCTTAATGTTGTCCAGGTTCTTCGCCGCTTTCTCCAGCCCTTGCATTACCGTCAGGCCGTGGGCAGCAACCTTGGGATTTCCCACGATGGCAGCGGCGTTGTACAAGTTTCCAAAGCTGGCGAAATACCTCTGGGTCCATGGGTACACGACCAGACACCTGAGAAGCATTTAAAAAGTACTCAATAGTGTTAATTTATCAAGTCATTTATTTACCCATTTCTTTGAGTCAGGTAATACATATTTAGATAAATGTACCTTGACAGGGCCTGGTGACCGACAGACTTGTAGTCGATCTTGGAAAAGATGTCCTGGATGGTAGCGCGCTCGAAATCTGTCCATAGACTGTCACATCAGGTGGTTCTTAAATTGCTCTTAGTGTAAAAGCCAGTTTGGAAAGCAGTGTTTTGTAGTAGAAAATGATTACTGGATCACTTTTACAGTATTTTGaaattagagtgtgtgtgacacaggaTTCTGTTTCCTCATTATAGCACTAAATTCAGCTTTATTCTTTATGCACATTTGCTTATTTCTGTTTATCACTCTTACTAATTGGACAGTTTTGTAGTTAGGGACTTACAAATCCCTCTGCATTTCTTGGTTTTGCCTCAGAAACAGCAATTTTGATGTCACCTCACAAGTTTTCTATTGGATTAAGGTCCGGGGATTGGGCTGGCCACTCCATAACGTTAATCTTGTTGGTCTGGAACCAAATTGCTGCTTGCTTactggtgtgtttggggttgtcTTGTTGAAACACCCATTTCAAGGGCATTTCCTCTTTGGCATAAGGCAACATGACCTCTTTAAGTATTTTAATGTACTCAAACTGGTCCATGATCCCTGGAATGCGATAAATAGGCCCAACACCGTAGTATGAGAAACATCCCCATATCATGATGCTTGCACCACCATGCTTTGCCATCTTTACATTGTACTGTGGCTTGAATTCAGTGTTTGGTGGTTGTCTGACAAACTGTCTGTGGCCCCTAGACCCAAAAAGAACAATCTTGCTTTCATCAGTCCACAAAATATTGCACCATTTCTCATTAGGCCAGTCAATGTGTTCTTTGGCAAATTGTAACCTCAGCACGTCATTTTTTCAACAGTGGGACATTGCGGGGGCTTCTTGCCGATAGCTTGGCTTCACATAGACGTCTTCTTATTGTTACAGTACTCACAGGTAACTTTAGACTTTCTTTGATCACCCTGGAGCTGACCATTGGCTGAGTCTTTGCCATTTTGGCTATTCTTCGTTCCATTTGAATGGTAGTTTTCCGTTTTCTTAGATGACTTTCTGGatttatttgccattttaaagtatttgataTCATATTAGCAGAACAGCCTATCATTTTCTGTACTTCTTTGTATGATTTCCTCTCTCTAATCAACTTTTTAAGCAAAGTATGCTGTCCTTCTGAACAATGTCTGGGATGACCCATTTTACTCCAGTTTTCAGAGAGAAATTTGTTGCCTTTGTCCTTAAATAAGGGACACTTGTTTGACAATTGCACTCCACACTGCTATTATTTTGAACACACCCTTTGTAATTAATGATTCAATTACACAGAATCAGCAACATGCATGTCATTACTGATGGGTCTGTTGGTTTTCTATTACTCTTCTACTCCTACTAGTAAAATATTTGCCATGTAGAAATATAATTTCTACCAAAAACAGTGATTGATCTGGTTAGTGATGTTGGACTGCTAGATTATtttgaacactacacacacacacacattcagatgaATATCAGTATTTTCAAGATTTTACTATTGGTATTGTtatcagaaaagaaatatatatatatatatgtatatatatatattctgagtgaactctggtgaactccatgcccaagaaggttaaggcagtgctggaaaataatggtggctacaaaaaatattgacactttgggtccaatttggacatttccacttaggggtgtacttttgttgccaacagtttagacattaatggctgtgtgttgagttattttgaggggacagcaaatttacactgttatacaggctggacactcactactttatattgtagcagagtgtcatttcttcagggttgtcacatgaaaagatataataaaatatttacaaaaatgtgaggggtgtactcacttttgtgagatactgtatatatagaatGGAGCTGATTTGACGGAGTTGGTGTACCGCTTTGAGGACGTCTTCCCTTCCAACCCAACTGCTTACAATATACTATCTCCAGTTTAATCAAAATCTTTAAgttctgtgtatgtatgtatgatatATATGATGTACCACTGCAAAatgtgcatgtattggtgagatgaacagttttgtttcatttttttgtgaactgctgtaaatatttctcctaaatatTGCTcctgcagtatttgcagagctttaataactcaaataaaacaaaatgcaaataatttgtaaacaaattgtggtAATGCTGTGGTGGAATAatcgatttgcatgcgttttgccatgctctccaccagtttttcacattgctgtttgctggtaactttataccactcttttagCAAAAAAGCagacagctcagctttgcttgatggtttgtgaccatccatcttcctcttgatggcATTCAAGAGGTTtttaaatctggagattgggcagtgtgtatgtatatatatatatatatatatatatatatatatatatatatatatatatatacacagctctgcaaaaaaaaagagacactgcccaatctccagatttaaaAACCTCttgaatgtcatcaagaggaagatggatggtcacaaaccatcaagcaaagctgagctgtctGAGCTGTctgcttttttatatatatattagggctgtcaaaattaaTGCAATGCAATAATGCAAATTCATTTCAACGGCACCAATTTTATTAACGCGCGATTAACGCAGCGCGCATTTTCTGTTTGACCCTTAGCCCTGCCCGTAGTTTGGGAAACgggagatgcagcagcaaaCCGAAATTGAGGAATAAAAagtcttctttatatataaaacgatgtctgatggttctgtcgacaagacaaagtctgcatttattgtcGATGTGAATTAAGTTCTCACCGCAGCACTTCGAGTTTAAAATGTCACTTGATGCCGAAACATACAGCTGATACAGagagctctcctgcccctctcctGCCCCTTGCCGAAGGCAGACAACACTAGACTCTTTTCAGCGGTGATGTAATGTGATCCTGGGTTCtttctatgttcttttcttcgtgtgtttaatagtcatgaacaagttatttgaaaaacatttctatgttctttatgctctatatttaaggtggtttcagtaatgtacactttgcatgtttagaagaagtgatctgaaaatgttaacaggTTTGTGTAAGTAAATAGCTCAGTGCAAAGAAAGAAgtcattgttttctgtttttttcatatgtttaatagacatgaacaagttctttgaaaaatatctatgacctttgaaacatgtctagtcttCATGCTCTATGCTGAGTatggtttcactaataataaacaacatacatttcaagATTTGTCCATGCCCATAttgattagagtattaaaaactaaaaaagtattaatttaaggtacattttGAACGGataaaaatgtgcaattaagttgcgagttaactcatgacaatcgtgcgattaatatatatatacatatatatccaATAAAACTCAGGAAAACCCCCTTCATTTTTACCATAAATAGATTATTACTACCACTGTTACTACTAccagtaataataatcatcatcattatcgaCGTCGTCATCATGATCATCGTTATTTTCATCATTCCAAATACATAGGTGATTTATTTGAAATCATTTTGCAAGTTATAACGCCATTTCACATAGAAGAAACATGCATGAATTCATTTAGTACATAACCTAAGGAGTTTAGATAAGAGCAACATATTTGGACTGAAAATAACCAGATTTGTaaataatcagttcattaaGAACCACAAGAGATGACTGGATATTGATTATTTCAAAATTTATTTGCATTAACCGACAAAGTTCGACTTcaacacagaaaacagaaaatatacTGATAATAATCTCTGGTCATCAAAGCAGATTTAGCATTTAATAGTACTGTTTTCCGAGTGCAGACACTACGACAGCCAGGAACTTCTGCAGAACTGCCTGCACTTCAGCTGTGAAGCTCGCACCCAGGACAGAGGCAACTACAATGGTAATGCAGTCAGCCAGCAGCTATAGGAGGAAACAGAGGATGAAGAATGAACACAggcaggggcgattctagaattttcatttaaggggggctcagcccccaatgagggtataatagtagaaataaataaataaataaataaataaataaataaataaataaataaataaataaatgtttgactaacagggtaggatggtaaaattattgcagcattccactgtattgcatagatctGTATAACATTTAAGTCCTGAACAacccaaatacgagtcttcctgatgacacacacacacacacacacttgtcctctgatctgaagaacgcgctgaaagacggggaagaggcGAAGTCTGTCgtcgttttcatatgaaatttaaaggggactgaggtgatcacgaatttgtgaatcgcagaattttaggagagCTGGgcagaaatgttaggggggctaaagcccccctaaaaatggcctagcgacgctcATGAACACAGGTTAAGTTATAGACCGGATGATTCATGTAGGCAAAGTGCTAAACTGGCAATGAATTAACTAAGAGAAGTAAGGCCTAATgacttataaataaatcaaatcagacGCACCTTGAAGTTATCGGGATCCACGTGCAGATGTTCAGAGTGCAGCACACTCAACTCGGCGTAAGTGGCCTTAATGTTGTCCAGGTTCTTCGCCGCTTTCTCCAGCCCTTGCATTACCGTCAGGCCGTGGGCAGCAACCTTGGGATTTCCCACGATGGCAGCGGCGTTGTACAAGTTTCCAAAGCTAGCGAAATACCTCTGGGTCCATGGGTACACGACCAGACACCTGAGAAGCATTTAAAAAGTACTCAGtgttaatttataattaattaataatttagttaatttaatttatttatttacccatTTCTTTGAGTCAGGTAATACATATTTAGATAAATGTACCTTGACAGGGCCTGGTGACCGACAGACTTGTAGTCGATCTTGGAAAAGATGTCCTGGATGGTAGCGCGCTCGAAATCTGTCCACTCAACCATGTTGCTGGCTTTTGGAGTCTCTGAATGTTCTGATGAAGTCTTTTCAGGACGCTTATATATGCATCTGACAGCACCTCCCAAGACCTGGCAGCAAACCTCTGATGGGGCGTGTTCACTCTCACAGTCTGAAACATTTTGATTAGATATGAATCGCTCCTTTTATCTTCCAAATGAGTATGTTGTCATGGTGCATGGGAAAGCTTCCTGTGCGCATGCAGATTGTTTTATGGAAATATTAAGAATATTATTAGAGGTATATCCTGTAGCCCATCATTTtaaattacaatttatttattcatatatttatataactgagctTAAAGTAAAACACAGTTTCATTCCTGCAAATTAATTTCATTGCTATCAGTAGACGatacaggtaaaaaaaaaaatatctgcaaCAAAATATTTCAAACACAGCCAAGtacaaaaatctacagaaatattctgttaaataataagtaataagtaaACTTATTATTTGACGTCCAGactgttaataaataatactagAAAAAATCAGACCAAGTGATCAAGAGGTTATGATGCAGGGAAAAGGTGATTTGGCTATGTTTTTCTAAATTACCATACATG is from Hemibagrus wyckioides isolate EC202008001 linkage group LG24, SWU_Hwy_1.0, whole genome shotgun sequence and encodes:
- the LOC131345346 gene encoding hemoglobin subunit beta-like, translated to MAKHGGASIMIWGCFSYYGVGPIYRIPGIMDQFEYIKILKEVMLPYAKEEMPLKWVFQQDNPKHTSKQAAIWFQTNKINVMEWPAQSPDLNPIENFLWTDFERATIQDIFSKIDYKSVGHQALSRCLVVYPWTQRYFASFGNLYNAAAIVGNPKVAAHGLTVMQGLEKAAKNLDNIKATYAELSVLHSEHLHVDPDNFKLLADCITIVVASVLGASFTAEVQAVLQKFLAVVVSALGKQYY
- the LOC131344832 gene encoding hemoglobin subunit beta-like, which encodes MVEWTDFERATIQDIFSKIDYKSVGHQALSRCLVVYPWTQRYFASFGNLYNAAAIVGNPKVAAHGLTVMQGLEKAAKNLDNIKATYAELSVLHSEHLHVDPDNFKLLADCITIVVASVLGASFTAEVQAVLQKFLAVVVSALGKQYY